The Chanodichthys erythropterus isolate Z2021 chromosome 12, ASM2448905v1, whole genome shotgun sequence genome contains a region encoding:
- the LOC137032436 gene encoding uncharacterized protein produces the protein MAEGQFPADPKSRSADTGMGTSATVSVTVVVSGFIVWRVEMMALTMGRGGRVGHSEITCPGEPQYKHKFWVSLLCRSAGVRQVDSTCMDLVLYRYFGTKWNRPTGELFQNECVTSETEDHSSGCLLDTSNTTAITVHHGAGRNVIVIAATSGGLFIIITIIIIIYIIIILFIIKKQRSDKTEDLTVKENDLYSDASQRASVHDEPLSEPDSAHDAPKRFRGKTPESRDTEEIQYATVQHPRKKETKRSEENENQYDNIRVHQPDAAVRRSTVQTMEEPSMIYSSVK, from the exons ATGGCAGAGGGccagtttcctgctgacccaAAATCGAGGAGTGCGGATACTGGAATGGGAACATCAGCAACAGTAAGTGTGACAGTagtggtgagtggtttcatAGTCTGGAGAGTAGAGATGATGGCACTCACCATGGGACGAGGAGGACGTGTTGGGCATTCAGAGATTACATGCCCAGGAGAgccacaatataaacataagTTCTGGGTCAGCCTTCTCTGCCGTTCAGCAGGGGTCAGACAAGTAGATTCCACTTGCATGGATTTGGTATTGTACAGGTATTTTGGGACCAAATGGAATCGGCCCACTGGAGAGCTTTTCCAGAATGAATGTGTGACG TCGGAGACAGAAGATCACAGTTCAGGTTGTTTATTGGACACAAGTAACACAACAGCAATAACAG TTCATCATGGTGCTGGTAGGAATGTGATTGTGATCGCAGCGACATCTGGAGGAttattcatcatcatcaccatcatcatcatcatctacatcatcatcatcctctttATAAT AAAGAAACAAAGGAGTGATAAAACTGAAGATCTCACAGTGAAAGAG AATGATCTCTATTCTGACGCGTCACAGAGAGCTTCAGTCCATGACGAGCCTCTTTCTGAACCGGATTCAGCCCATGACGCTCCAAAGAGATTCAGAGGAAAAACTCCTGAATCCAGAGATACTGAGGAGATCCAGTACGCAACTGTCCAACATCCCAGAAAGAAAGAGACGAAGAGATCAGAGGAGAACGAAAACCAGTATGACAATATAAGAGTTCATCAGCCTGATGCTGCCGTGAG gCGATCAACTGTTCAAACTATGGAAGAGCCTTCAATGATTTACAGCAGCGTCAAATGA